A part of Microbacterium atlanticum genomic DNA contains:
- a CDS encoding alpha/beta hydrolase has protein sequence MPEALVLDADAVLWSADRHDLAGRHLLLLLHGYGADEHDLYPLRAYLPESFAVASLAAPLSPPWPAPGRSWYPIDGLDGRDPSHVTRAAEAVIGWADAHAPHAASVGLLGFSQGAAVSLQALRLDPQRFAFAVNLSGYATPGALPRDAELAERRPPVFWGRGTNDDVIPGFLVEHTTQWLPEHAELSGRVYAGLTHSISEQELADVRVFLDKQLEALDAD, from the coding sequence ATGCCGGAAGCGCTCGTCCTCGACGCCGATGCCGTGCTGTGGTCGGCCGATCGCCACGACCTCGCCGGCCGTCACCTGCTGCTGCTCCTCCACGGCTACGGGGCCGACGAGCACGACCTGTATCCGCTCCGGGCCTACCTGCCCGAATCGTTCGCCGTCGCGAGCCTGGCCGCTCCGCTGTCCCCGCCGTGGCCGGCGCCCGGCCGCTCCTGGTACCCGATCGACGGCCTGGACGGCCGGGACCCGTCCCATGTGACCCGCGCCGCCGAGGCCGTCATCGGCTGGGCCGACGCACACGCACCGCACGCGGCATCCGTGGGTCTCCTCGGCTTCTCGCAGGGCGCGGCGGTGTCGCTGCAGGCGCTGCGCCTCGACCCGCAGCGCTTCGCCTTCGCGGTGAACCTGTCGGGCTACGCGACGCCCGGCGCCCTGCCCCGCGACGCCGAGCTCGCCGAGCGCCGGCCCCCGGTGTTCTGGGGCCGCGGCACGAACGACGACGTCATCCCCGGCTTCCTCGTCGAGCACACGACGCAGTGGCTCCCCGAGCACGCGGAGCTGAGCGGCCGCGTCTACGCCGGCCTCACCCACAGCATCTCGGAGCAGGAGCTCGCCGACGTGCGCGTCTTCCTCGACAAGCAGCTCGAGGCGCTGGACGCCGACTGA
- a CDS encoding NUDIX hydrolase family protein — MSVRTPDPEPAGDEPFGPPAGNVSNPAWLSDIELEEARRRLPMLYVEGVPVRTDGMGQVTAVGILLRATPVGEITRTIVSGRVRYGETVRDALFRHLENDLGPMAFPLLPPQPTPFTVAEYFPLPGVSAFHDDRQHAVSLAFVVPVTGTCEPRQDALEVTWLTPEEASSDALSAEMEGGRGTLVRLALASVGALR, encoded by the coding sequence ATGTCCGTGCGCACTCCCGACCCCGAGCCCGCAGGCGACGAGCCGTTCGGCCCACCCGCCGGGAACGTCTCGAACCCCGCCTGGCTGAGCGACATCGAGCTCGAGGAGGCGCGGCGTCGCCTTCCCATGCTCTACGTCGAGGGCGTGCCGGTGCGCACCGACGGGATGGGCCAGGTGACGGCGGTCGGCATCCTGCTGCGGGCGACACCGGTCGGAGAGATCACGCGCACCATCGTGTCCGGCCGCGTGCGGTACGGCGAGACCGTGCGCGACGCGCTGTTCCGCCACCTCGAGAACGACCTGGGGCCGATGGCCTTCCCGCTCCTGCCGCCTCAGCCGACGCCGTTCACCGTCGCGGAGTACTTCCCGCTGCCGGGCGTGAGCGCGTTCCACGACGACCGGCAGCACGCCGTCTCGCTGGCGTTCGTGGTGCCGGTGACCGGGACCTGCGAGCCGCGGCAGGACGCGCTGGAGGTGACGTGGCTCACGCCGGAGGAAGCATCCTCCGACGCCCTCTCCGCCGAGATGGAGGGCGGCCGCGGCACGCTGGTGCGG